A genomic segment from Spinacia oleracea cultivar Varoflay chromosome 3, BTI_SOV_V1, whole genome shotgun sequence encodes:
- the LOC110790932 gene encoding uncharacterized protein, translated as MRGATGRWYMGFSSKFNAITALAAELYAMREGLLMSVSYEIQNLEVETDAQALLQMLGSVNGKYHEELKPVLTDVANLMGKFKSLVVKHTPRANNKVAHALAHYALEMAVGHNFFLNPPPFSNIAYQGDLQKMENAEKRRQHQGSSSCNVIDLEENISEEQHSPTFTTEIMFRTISTTVTTTAARLTRTTQVREQLHDEDAESIRDPGK; from the exons ATGAG GGGAGCCACTGGAAGATGGTACATGGGGTTCTCGAGTAAGTTCAATGCAATCACCGCCCTTGCTGCTGAACTCTATGCAATGAGGGAAGGTTTGCTCATGTCTGTATCATATGAAATTCAGAATCTGGAAGTGGAAACAGATGCACAAGCCTTATTACAAATGTTAGGATCCGTGAATGGAAAGTACCATGAGGAGCTCAAACCTGTGTTAACTGATGTAGCTAATCTTATGGGCAAGTTCAAATCCTTGGTGGTGAAACATACCCCTAGGGCAAATAACAAAGTGGcacatgcccttgctcattatGCGTTGGAGATGGCAGTTGGTCACAACTTCTTCCTCAACCCCCCTCCTTTTTCTAACATCGCATACCAAGGTGATCTACAAAAAATGGAAAATGCAGAGAAGAGAAGGCAACACCAGGGATCTAGCAGCTGTAATGTAATTGATTTGGAGGAAAACATTTCTGAGGAGCAGCATAGTCCAACCTTTACAACGGAAATTATGTTCAGAACGATCTCCACTACAGTTACAACGACGGCGGCAAGACTCACAAGAACTACCCAAGTGCGAGAGCAGTTACACGATGAAGATGCAGAGAGTATTCGTGATCCAGGAAAATAG